From Methylopila sp. M107, a single genomic window includes:
- a CDS encoding oxygenase MpaB family protein: protein MASAPLLQRARREIRTQILGMIGSGGGAGSSRAPSDAGLFGPRSSAWRVHRDVTSMMIGGVGALLLQMLHPGALAGVWDHTDFRGDMAGRLRGTARFISGTTYGSTEDAEGLIARVRAIHDKVSGALPDGTPYSANDPELLTWVHVAEVRSFLAAYLRYREPLLPPADQDRYFREMAVVARKLGAGRVPTSRAEVAEYLDAMRPRLKADERTKTVAEALLSQPAPARAIAPAYGLMMQAGVDLLPGWAAEMHGFRRPPLRRPAIALGALGVGQIVRWAMRDPATA, encoded by the coding sequence ATGGCGTCGGCTCCCCTCCTCCAGCGCGCGCGACGCGAGATCAGGACCCAGATTCTGGGCATGATCGGCTCGGGCGGCGGAGCCGGTTCAAGCCGGGCGCCGTCGGACGCCGGCCTGTTCGGGCCGCGCTCCTCGGCCTGGCGGGTCCACCGCGACGTGACGTCGATGATGATCGGCGGCGTCGGGGCGCTGCTCCTGCAGATGCTGCATCCGGGCGCGCTGGCGGGCGTCTGGGACCACACCGATTTCCGCGGCGACATGGCGGGACGCCTGCGAGGCACCGCACGCTTCATTTCCGGCACGACCTATGGCTCGACCGAGGACGCGGAAGGCTTGATCGCGCGGGTGCGGGCGATTCACGACAAGGTCTCGGGCGCGCTGCCGGACGGAACGCCCTACAGCGCCAACGATCCCGAGCTGCTGACATGGGTCCATGTCGCGGAGGTCCGCAGCTTTCTCGCCGCCTATCTGCGCTATCGCGAGCCGCTGCTGCCGCCTGCCGACCAGGACCGCTATTTTCGGGAGATGGCGGTCGTGGCGCGCAAGCTCGGCGCCGGACGGGTCCCGACGTCGCGCGCCGAGGTCGCGGAGTATCTCGACGCGATGCGCCCGCGCCTGAAGGCGGACGAGCGCACGAAAACCGTCGCGGAAGCGCTGCTGTCGCAGCCGGCGCCGGCGCGGGCCATCGCGCCAGCCTATGGGCTCATGATGCAGGCCGGCGTCGACCTGCTGCCGGGATGGGCCGCTGAGATGCACGGCTTTCGCCGACCGCCGCTGCGCCGGCCCGCGATCGCGCTGGGCGCCCTCGGCGTCGGGCAGATCGTTCGCTGGGCCATGCGCGACCCGGCGACGGCGTGA